One Mercenaria mercenaria strain notata chromosome 12, MADL_Memer_1, whole genome shotgun sequence DNA segment encodes these proteins:
- the LOC123538650 gene encoding histone H1.3-like: MAEIRYGSKLEQTDGGYGWVVVLSAFFIGFITDGLVYAVGVLLVELLEHFQQSRAATAAIASIMTGVMHLGVEGAPEQSKGTGASGSFKLGEVKKAAKKAAKPKSAKPKKAKSPKKKAQPRASAKKAHPAAPKKAKYQKATPKETNTKKRAAKPQKRRNPQKGKRSQTQRQEAPKKAAKEKT; encoded by the exons ATGGCAGAGATAAGGTACGGATCAAAACTTGAGCAGACAGATGGTGGCTATGGATGGGTTGTCGTATTGTCGGCGTTCTTTATTGGATTTATTACCGACGGATTAGTTTACGCCGTCGGAGTTCTTTTAGTTGAGCTACTCGAACATTTTCAGCAGAGTCGAGCAGCCACTGCGGCAATTGCTTCTATTATGACCGGAGTTATGCATCTT GGAGTAGAGGGGGCCCCTGAACAGTCCAAGGGAACCGGCGCATCTGGATCTTTCAAGCTTGGGGAAGTGAAGAAGGCTGCCAAGAAAGCTGCCAAACCAAAATCAGCTAAGCCAAAGAAGGCAAAGAGTCCCAAGAAGAAGGCGCAGCCAAGAGCCAGCGCAAAGAAGGCGCATCCAGCAGCCCCAAAGAAGGCAAAGTACCAAAAAGCCACACCCAAAGAAACAAACACCAAAAAAAGGGCTGCCAAACCCCAAAAAAGGCGCAATCCCCAAAAAGGCAAAAGGTCCCAAACCCAAAGGCAAGAAGCCCCCAAAAAGGCCGCAAAAGAAAAAACTTGA